From one Anticarsia gemmatalis isolate Benzon Research Colony breed Stoneville strain chromosome 20, ilAntGemm2 primary, whole genome shotgun sequence genomic stretch:
- the Bet3 gene encoding blocked early in transport 3, with amino-acid sequence MSRQTSRLDPKKVNSELLTLTYGALVSQMLKETENSDDVNKQLERIGYNMGVRLIEDFLARTTSTRCLEMRETADKIQQAFRLYLNMQPTVTSWSSSGDEFSLVWDQCPLSEWVEMPSNGLKYCALIPGAIRGALQMVQLDVQCWFVQDQLKGDAVTELRVKYIKRLEDAVPAGED; translated from the exons ATGTCCAGACAAACATCCAGGCTTGACCCCAAGAAAGTT AATTCCGAGTTGCTGACGCTTACATATGGAGCGTTGGTGTCACAAATGCTGAAAGAGACTGAAAACTCGGACGATGTTAATAAACAATTAGAAAGAATAGGGTATAACATGGGCGTGCGGCTTATAGAAGACTTCCTTGCTCGCACGACGTCTACCAGGTGTCTGGAGATGAGGGAAACTGCTGATAAGATACAACAAGCTTTCAG ATTGTATCTCAACATGCAGCCAACAGTAACAAGCTGGAGTAGTTCTGGAGATGAGTTCTCTCTAGTCTGGGACCAATGTCCGTTGAGCGAGTGGGTAGAGATGCCCAGCAATGGGCTTAAATACTGTGCTCTTATACCAGGAGCCATCCGAGGAGCTTTGCAGATGGTCCAACTCGATGTACAGTGCTGGTTTGTGCAG gaTCAACTGAAAGGTGACGCAGTGACTGAATTACGTGTGAAATATATTAAGAGATTAGAAGACGCAGTACCGGCCGGAGAAGATTAG